TGCTCCATACTGTTGTCTGTACTGCCATCGTTGATCAGCACTATTTCAAACTTGGGATAGTTCAGGGTAAGGAGGGAGCGAACGTTGGCAATGATGGTCAGGCCTTCATTGTAAGCGGGCGCGAGGATGGTGATGCCCGGCGCCAGCGGAGAAGAGGCGAGGGTGTCCAGCTGTGGCTGTTTGGTGCGCGACAAATACCGCCTGATAGCAATGATGGACAATATAGCCAGCATGGCATATACAAGCAATAACGTCAGCCCATATACGAAAATTGAGGATTCATAAATCTTCCTGAGCGTTTCTGTAATACTATCCATCAATACTTAATTAACGGGTTCATACAATGCTTTAATATCAGGAGGTTCTGTCCGGTAGTTGTAGCCAGCAGTTCATCCAGTACTTCACGGGCAATCCATTCATTTTTTACAATGGCACGCGCCGCAGCTTTTTTCAGGTCGAAATCGGTAGCATGTAGAAATTCATTCCGCAGAAAATCAATATGCTTTCCACTGCTGATGCGTCCCAAAGCCCGCAGTATTTCTATCTGACAGAACAATGGCTGGCTCGTGTACAGCTGCACCAGCTTATCTTCTACTTCTTCTACTTTAAGACGGCCCAGACATTCGATTGCATCTGCTCTCGTATAGTGGTCCCTGTTGTCCAGCAGTTTAATAATAGCGGGCACAGCAGGCAACTGGTTATAATGCACCACCAGTTTCATACAGAAAGACACCACACTCTTATTGGAAGAGTAGGTGATCCATCTGGCGAAATTGGGAATGGCAATATCTTCTGTGGTCGTGATAATACGGAAAAGCTCCACCTGGTCCCAGGGGAGGAGCGGGTCCGTTACAGAATCGAAGAATTTGAACGGCTCGTTCTTACTGATCTTAATATAAGCCTGTCGGGCGGCGGCGCGCAACTCACGGTTACGGCTATTGGCCAGCGGCAGGATCGTTACATCGGAAATAGAAAGGTCCATACTGGTAAACTCCACCAGGGCAGCCACTTTCCTGTTCCATTTGCGGGATTTCAGTTTGCGGTAGGCGTCTTTGTCGAGGTCCAGCTGTGTATACAGGTTTCGGAGCAGCACACCCATATTTCCTTTTACGTTCTGGCGGAAATGGATAATACGGGCGGTGAGGGTTTCCCTTGCCCAACGCTTATGCAGCGGTAACGCTTCAAAAGGTGCCAGGTTCAGCTGTACTTTTGCAGGGTCAACATCATGCGGGATGTCCGGATTCGTCATCACCTCATCGATCAGCAACTCATCAATGCGGGGAAGCAGCTTATTGAGCCGCTTCCGCTTCATATAGGCTTTATACCTGCTTCTCAGGATAGTCAGATATGCCATAACGGTGGAAAAAACCGCTATCGCAATAAATATCATGGCAACCTGTATGGCCAGGGGGGCGTTACTGTATACATAACGTATCTCCTGCCAGCAGTCGGATATAGTCGTTGTCAAAATATAAGGAGGTTTACTTCTTCATTAATAAGCGTTTCACGCGAAGGATCAGCTCTGCAGGAATGATGGGCTTCTTCAGAAAATCATCCACACCCAGTTTAAACCCTTCCATGATCATATCTTCATTGCCCGCGTTGGATACGATAATTACCGGAATCGGATTGCCCGGATTATGACTCTTTACTTTACTTAAAATCTCGAACCCGTTGGCATATGGCATCATAATATCAGTGATGATCAGGTCGTAATTGTAGTTACTGCCTTCTAATTTTTCCATGGCTTCTTTTCCATTTACCGCTACATCTACCACGAAATCCGGTTCCGGTAAAATGCGGGCAATGATTTTTGGCATAACTTCATCATCTTCGACTAAGAGAATCTTCTTACTCATTTTTGTGGCGCTTTTTTTAACCGCGTTAACAACTCGTTATTAACGGTTGTAAACGACAATAGTTCATAAATTCTTTCAAACGTTCACGGGCTTTCCAGGATAAGTCAAATCGAGATCGATTTTCCAAAAGATCGGCGGTTAAAACTTATTACGTATATATAATATATACTGAGAAAATTATCGGATGGATTTGGTTTCCCTTGAAAATATTAGTCTTTCTAACTATGCATTTGAATTGTTAAAAAGATTGAATATGAGTAAGTTTTGATATTTTTAGCAAAATTATAAAATTTTTTATTCTCCGATGAGCTAAGTCCCAACTTTATTATTTTCATATTTGTATTCTCATTAGATAGCATGAAGATTTCTTTAGTGAATAGATTGTATGTAGGATTTGCATTGGTTGTTTTACTGGTGCTGCTGGGAGGATTCCTTACCTGGCGGACATTCGAAAGACAACGTGCGGAATCCGTCTGGGTACAGCGCACTTATAAAGGGCTGAACCAGCTGGAACGCGTTAATCGCCTGCTGTTGGACATGGAAGCGTCCCGCCGCGGCTATCGCGCTACCTTCGAAAAAAAATTCCTCCAGGCCTATGAGATCAACCTGCCAAAAATGGCGCCGGCATTACTCACCCTGAGAGCCGTTCTCGCCGATGACCTGGGAGAAAACCGCAATATGGATACGCTGGAGAATAATATCAATGCCATTCTCAGCTTCTGGAACGAACTCGACCATCACATCTATAAACAAACATTCGAAGAGAATACTGAAATTACAACAAAGGAAGCAGGCCTGATGGACCAGATCCGCAACACCTTCGTGGTGATACGATCAGAAGAAAACAGGATGCTGATGCAAAGGGAAACAGAAAATGAAAGGTCTGTCAACAATGCATTCTTCGGCTTACTATGGAATAACGGCTTCATTCTGCTCGTAGGCTTT
This window of the Chitinophaga sp. Cy-1792 genome carries:
- a CDS encoding HEAT repeat domain-containing protein: MTTTISDCWQEIRYVYSNAPLAIQVAMIFIAIAVFSTVMAYLTILRSRYKAYMKRKRLNKLLPRIDELLIDEVMTNPDIPHDVDPAKVQLNLAPFEALPLHKRWARETLTARIIHFRQNVKGNMGVLLRNLYTQLDLDKDAYRKLKSRKWNRKVAALVEFTSMDLSISDVTILPLANSRNRELRAAARQAYIKISKNEPFKFFDSVTDPLLPWDQVELFRIITTTEDIAIPNFARWITYSSNKSVVSFCMKLVVHYNQLPAVPAIIKLLDNRDHYTRADAIECLGRLKVEEVEDKLVQLYTSQPLFCQIEILRALGRISSGKHIDFLRNEFLHATDFDLKKAAARAIVKNEWIAREVLDELLATTTGQNLLILKHCMNPLIKY
- a CDS encoding response regulator transcription factor, whose protein sequence is MSKKILLVEDDEVMPKIIARILPEPDFVVDVAVNGKEAMEKLEGSNYNYDLIITDIMMPYANGFEILSKVKSHNPGNPIPVIIVSNAGNEDMIMEGFKLGVDDFLKKPIIPAELILRVKRLLMKK